The sequence below is a genomic window from Ciceribacter thiooxidans.
CTCTGATCGCGGTGCTGAGTCTGGGCTATCTCCTGGGCTCCATCCCCTTCGGCCTCCTGCTCACCCGTATGGCCGGCCACGGCGACCTGCGGCAGATCGGCTCCGGCAATATCGGCGCCACCAACGTGCTCAGGACCGGCAACAAGAAGCTCGCGGCCGCAACCCTGCTGCTCGACGCACTGAAGGCGACGGCCGCTGCGGTGGCCGCACAGGCGGTGTTCGGTGCCAATGCCGGCCTTCTCGCCGGGTTTGCCGCTTTTATCGGACACCTCTTTCCGGTCTGGCTCGGCTTCAAGGGCGGCAAGGGCGTCGCGACCTATATCGGCACCCTGCTCGGGGTTACGCCGCTGATGGTGCTCGTATTCGCAGCCGTCTGGCTGTCGATCGCCTTCATCACCCGCTACTCCTCGTTGTCTGCACTGATCGCGACTCTTGTCATTCCGGTTGTATTGTGGATTACTGGCGCCGAGGAAGCCGCCATCGTGACGGCGATCATGACCGTCGTTTCCTGGTGGCGGCACAAGGCCAATATCGAGCGCCTGATCGCGGGAACGGAAAGCCGGATCGGACAAAAGGGATAGGCGCATGCCCGAGCGCAGCGCAAGACGGAACGGGATTGCGCTGACGGAAAGACAACGGATCGCCTGGCTGCGGCTGATCCGAAGCGACAATGTGGGGCCGGCGACCTTTCGCGACCTCATCAACCATTTCGGAAATGCCGAAGCGGCGCTCGCCGCCCTGCCGGAGCTGTCGCGGCGCGGCGGCTCGACGCGGCCTATCCGCATCGCCAGCGAGGCCGATGCCGTCCGCGAACTCGAAACAGCCCGGCGCCTCGGCGCAACCTTCATCGGCATCGGCGAACCGGACTATCCGCCGGCCCTGCGACAAATCGACGGCGCACCGCCCCTCCTTGCAGCCCGCGGCGACCTTTCGGCGACACGGCTTGCCCATGTCGGCATCGTCGGCTCCCGCAATGCCTCGATTGCCGGCGTCAAGTTCGCGAGCCTCATTGCACGTGAACTCGGCAGGGCCGGCTATGGCATCATTTCCGGACTGGCGCGCGGCATCGACACCGCCGCCCATCGTGCGAGCCTCGAAACGGGGACGATCGCCGCCATGGCCGGGGGGCTCGACCGTCCCTACCCTCCCGAGAACATCGGGCTTCTCGAAGAAATCTGCAGCGGCCGCGGGCTCGCCATCAGCGAAATGCCGTTCGGTTGGGAGGCGCGGGCGCGCGACTTCCCGCGCCGCAACCGCCTGATTGCCGGCGCGGCCCTCGGCGTCGTCGTCATCGAGGCGGCGAGCCGCTCCGGTTCACTGATCACCGCACGCCTTGCCGGCGAGTTCGGGCGGCTCGTCTTCGCGGTGCCGGGCTCCCCTCTCGATCCCCGATGCCACGGCACCAACGGACTTCTCAAGGACGGGGCGATCGTCACCACCGGACCCGAGGACATCCTGCAGGCGCTGGCGCCGATAGCAGGCGTGGCAAACCTCGCGCCACGGCAGGCCGAGGAACCGGATGGAGACGGAGAGGAGAAGGCGTTGGAGCCGCCACCGACCGCAAACGAACGGACGCGCATCATCGACGCCCTGGGACCGACGCCCGTGGAGATCGACGACATCATCCGTCATACCGGCCTGTCCGCGTCAGCGGTCTATTTGGTCTTGCTGGAGCTCGATATCGCCGGGCGCCTTCACCGCCACGCCGGCGGCCTAGTCTCCCTGGCCATGGCGGACTGAAAGGCCGCGGCGCCCCGCCTGGATGTCCCCCGCCTCCAGGTAGGCCATCTCGATGAGGTAGCAGAGCATGTCCGCACCTTCCCGCTGCGCCACGTTGCGCAGCTCGCCGAGTATCTGGCGGACGTAAGCGATGTTCTCGCGCACCCGCAAGCCGTCTCCATTACCGTCAAGAAAATTCGGAACCATCGTCCAAGCCCCCAGATCCAAAATTGCCCGGTCACGCCGGACGGCTGCACATCAATGGAGTCGAGGATAGACAATTTATCTAGAATTGCAACTTTAACGATTGCTCCCTTTAGTTGTATTGCGTTGAACTTGAGAAAATGACGGCTCCCCCTTGACCGGAAGCGAATCCCTGTCCATGTCGGGAGGCCTGTAACGCAACGTACCCCTCTCAGCCGTGCTGAAGATCAAAGGTCCGCTGGCTTGTACCGAGAAAAAGTATGAATGTCGTAGTCGTTGAATCTCCAGCCAAAGCCAAGACGATCAACAAGTATCTCGGATCGGGATACAAGGTCCTCGCATCGTTCGGTCACGTTCGTGACCTGCCGGCGAAGGACGGCTCGGTGCGGCCGGACGACGATTTCGAGATGGTCTGGGAGGTCGACGGCGCCTCCGCGAAGCGGATGAAGGACATCGCCGACGCGGTCAAGGACTCCGACGGCCTCTTTCTCGCGACCGACCCGGATCGCGAAGGTGAAGCGATCTCCTGGCACGTTCTCGATCTCTTGAAGAAGAAGAAGGTGCTGAACGGCAAGCCGGTCAAGCGGGTGGTCTTCAACGCGATCACGAAGAAGGCTGTTCTCGATGCGATGGCGCAGCCGCGCGACATCGACGAGGCACTGGTCGACGCCTATCTCGCCCGCCGGGCGCTGGACTATCTCGTCGGCTTCAACCTGTCGCCGGTCCTCTGGCGCAAGCTTCCGGGTGCGCGTTCGGCCGGCCGCGTGCAGTCGGTAGCGCTTCGCCTCGTCTGCGACCGCGAAACGGAAATCGAACGCTTCGTCGCCGAGGAATACTGGCAGATCTCCGCGCTTCTGAAGACGCCGCGCGGCGACGAGTTCGAGGCGCGTCTCGTCTCGGCCGACGGCAAGCGCATCCAGAAGAACTCGATCAAGAACGGCGAGTCCGCCCACCGCATCAAGGACCTGCTGGAAGGCGCCCGCTACGTCGTCGAAAGCGTCGAGGCAAAGCCCGTCAAGCGCAATCCGGGCCCGCCCTTCACCACCTCGACGCTGCAGCAGGCGGCGTCCTCGCAGCTCGGCTTCTCCGCCTCCCGCACCATGCAGATCGCCCAGAGGCTCTACGAGGGCATCGACATCGGTGGCGAGACAGTCGGTCTCATTACTTATATGCGTACCGACGGCGTGCAGATGGCGCCGGAAGCGATTGACGCGGCGCGGCATGCGATCGGCGACCAGTTCGGCCCCCGCTACCTGCCGGAGAAGGCCCGCTTCTATTCCACAAAG
It includes:
- the plsY gene encoding glycerol-3-phosphate 1-O-acyltransferase PlsY, whose product is MANVNFLQIGLPALIAVLSLGYLLGSIPFGLLLTRMAGHGDLRQIGSGNIGATNVLRTGNKKLAAATLLLDALKATAAAVAAQAVFGANAGLLAGFAAFIGHLFPVWLGFKGGKGVATYIGTLLGVTPLMVLVFAAVWLSIAFITRYSSLSALIATLVIPVVLWITGAEEAAIVTAIMTVVSWWRHKANIERLIAGTESRIGQKG
- the dprA gene encoding DNA-processing protein DprA is translated as MPERSARRNGIALTERQRIAWLRLIRSDNVGPATFRDLINHFGNAEAALAALPELSRRGGSTRPIRIASEADAVRELETARRLGATFIGIGEPDYPPALRQIDGAPPLLAARGDLSATRLAHVGIVGSRNASIAGVKFASLIARELGRAGYGIISGLARGIDTAAHRASLETGTIAAMAGGLDRPYPPENIGLLEEICSGRGLAISEMPFGWEARARDFPRRNRLIAGAALGVVVIEAASRSGSLITARLAGEFGRLVFAVPGSPLDPRCHGTNGLLKDGAIVTTGPEDILQALAPIAGVANLAPRQAEEPDGDGEEKALEPPPTANERTRIIDALGPTPVEIDDIIRHTGLSASAVYLVLLELDIAGRLHRHAGGLVSLAMAD